In Poecilia reticulata strain Guanapo linkage group LG11, Guppy_female_1.0+MT, whole genome shotgun sequence, the genomic stretch AGTATTCGTGACTCAGAACTGCCTACTCTACAGTGAGACATTAGTATTCATCAGGTAATAACACTGTTATGAACTGAAATGCAATTAGAGGAAAAATAATGTCACAGCAAACGgcacatgttaaaaataatttctgattgTGGAGAAGAGCACCCTGAAGACGCCATTTTGAAAGAGTTTATGTTAAAGAATCAGGAGGTTTATGAGAGCAACATCTTTGCTTCAgattacatgtaaaaatgttactgtaaataaacacattttatgttctGAACATTTCCGTGTGTTCCATTATCACACAATGGTCGTCGTGGCGATCTGCATGAATTCATCAATGTGTCAACAATGCAAGTTTTATACATATTAATTAGcttattttctacaaaaataaggcaaaactttACAATTAGTTAAAATTACAAAGGGAAACTTGAGAGCTTAATAGTCTGACGAGAACGAGCAGACAAACGTAAGTCTCCACtgctgaaaacataaatatgtcaCAATTGCACTTCAGTGTTGAATgatttagcaacattttcagGACGGGCGCGAAGTCGGTCCGAGAGAAACCGTcgatgacatcacttcctggGCAGCGTGTCCATGTATTTGCAAATGATTCCCAGCATGACCTCGTCGGCTCCTGCACCAATCGACATCAACCTGGAATCCCTGCACAAAATAAGATCTAAATAagcataaaacaattttttttttggcaattatTTAAGTTTCTAGGAATGCCAGTTTTTTGCATCCCTGAATGTTAGGATGCTATAAAATATCTAATCATTCCAAATCATTAAGTCTTAAGAAGTACGTGGCGATGGGAAGCATCGTTAAAACTCTCTAGCAGTGAACGCGCACACAGCGGATTAAATTAATACTCATCGCTTCGCCGGAGAAGAACTTGCAGATGTCTCGTTCGGGGTTCCATCTGCTCAGCTTATTAAGACGTATCTAAACGGGTAAAGTAAACAGAAACCTGAAGGAGAAATGAGCACAGATGTGTTGCTAACCTGTAAAATCTGCTGACTGGCACATCGCTGGTGAAGCCCATTCCGCCCCAGTACTGCAGACAGCCGTCGCTCAGTTCTCTCGCAAGGCGGCCGCCCTTTAACTTGGCCATAGAAGCCAGCTTGGTCACGTCGTTACCTTTGATGTACATTGCtgaaaaaagatatatatatattttaaagttttgaaatcaaagACAAATGTGTGGAAGAGTAAAAAATTGGAGGAGATAGTTAAACAAACATGCTTCAGATTCTGAGTCAacagtgattttttattttttttcccctccttcaagcttttttttttcctgagcgACAGACTGACGCCTTTATCATAGGAAGCCTGGAAAAGCCTGTGAGTGAGCTGCgttcttttctctttcactATTTGGTTGTTTGGATGTATAATTATGCAACTTGTGCCAAACAGGTGCAGAGGCTTTGACTCACAGAGAGCAGATTGTTAACTGGTACCACTGTGATACATTCAGTGGTAAACAAAGACAGTAGCTTAGTCCTGGACTCCTGCCTGACAGGCGTCTGAGACACAGAGGTAAACATGTGACAGGTGCCACATGTTCACAAAAACACTGCAAGAATCCAGAGGAAAGAGCGCCGTACCGCCGGTGTGTTCTGATTCTGAGAAAACTGGGTGCAAATATGGAGAAATGGCCGATTCATTCTTTGAtggaataaaaagcaaaaccaagCAAACAGCtctttttctcaataaaataaaacatttctgattccATGTCTGACAGCAGTTCACGTACTAGatttactcttctttttttcttttaaacaaaagatAAAGAGATGAAAATTGATTTTGTGTTCTTctaataaaacattgattttcttCAGAGTAGGTAAGATATCGAAATAAGAGCAGTTTGATGAATTAAAAGTAATGAATTATTTGTGCGCCGTCAtttcaaaccaacatcaacctGTGACGAACCTGTGGCAACACCTGCGTCATCTTCGATGATGCGGTCGATGAGCGTGCAATGCTAGTGACTGCTTTTAAATCAGCTGGAGACGCAACCACACCTCCTTGATGAAACACCTCTGCATAAGATGCTTCCGTGCGTCAGACCTCCTCTTCCGCATCTAAACCTGCCACCTGTCACGTTCTTCACGTTTGGACTGATTAGCACTGACCGTATacgaaaaagaaggaaagagaaagagagacgaGGACATGGTGACtggctgttgtttttcttcccggattcagttttactgcagaaaatgtcagcattttcttttctttacagcCTGAACCAGGCTTAAGAGAGAAAAGAGGTGTTGGGATGCAACTCACACCCTCGAGTGAACaatgaccttttctttttttttttccccccagcttCACAAAGTGACTGTACCTGTAGCGCGGTACAGGAGGGAGCGGAGCAACTCGACTTCCGTCTGAAGCTCGGCCAGCCTGAAGTGAACTGCCTGGTGATAGAGGACGGGCTGCTGGAAGACCTTCCTCTGCCGTGTGTAGTTGATGGTTTCCTGAATGATGCTGTCCATCGTGGTGACAACTGGAgaaaattggagaaaaaaaaaaaaaaaaagaaaggcgaTGTCGGATTGTTTTCGGTTTCCTCGTTGTTGAGTGTCATATTCATTTCAGGCTTTTAATTACTTATTAAACTCTCCCTTTTCCCACAGTGAAATGATTATGCAACTAGCAACTTCGAGGACTTCTAAAGCAAGCACTTGGCGCACGAGCTttattttgcacacatttccaCTATTTTCTGGTTAAACGTACCGTAGCAACTCGCAGAGAAACAAGATAATGTTGCTTTGATACCATTTGCAAgcaatatattgataatggcacAATAATGCAATCAATAAGCTTacattttttcctaaaaaaaatttcacactACAACTGGAAGATATTGTAACTATccaaaaaaggggaaaaacataTACACCTGagaccataaataaaatggattatgaagtctaaaaacaaaatcgccattgaaaaaaaaaaaatcatcagaatgaaaatgatccaagttctttttatttatcctGTGAAGAATTGATTgtgtttattgcgacaggcttaAATATTAGTgagtttttgtagaaaatggaGACTGTAAAGACATTTTGtaggttagaaaaaaataaaaaaaatgtaattttacttCCGCACATGATTCAAGTTTTAGattgtgtcttttgttttaagtgTGCCCTAAAAGGAAAACGGTTGAAACAAAATATGACAACCCAGATATATAAAGACGTTCACATTCACGCCGATGATAGGGAAATTGAAACTCTTCTGCTGATCCGCTGATTTGCAGCACTGCAAGTTGAGCAAGTTGTCAGACAGACGCATGTGCAACCATCCATTTCACAAAAGGCATTCTGGTTTGCTTCATTTCGAAAAAGCTTCTTAAAAGTCCTGCCAATAAAACACTGAGTCAGACTTCTTTCATGAAATCAAACAACTACTTTACAAATGATTAGGAGCTTAAACTGCGTGACCCGaactccctttttcttttttttttttttaagtaaaaccaaagaaaaatacCAAGGAAGACGATggaatgaaggggaaaaaagacgAGAAACAAATCTAGGGGAAGATTACATGTTTTGATTGGCTTTTTACTAGGGGAAAGAGCGCTTCACTCACTGTTGGCCACGGCCCAGAGCCTTTCTTCCTGGAACTGAAGCATCTGATAAGTGAAGCCCATGCCTTCCTGGCCGATGACGTTCTTGCAGGGCACGCGGACGTCATCGAAGAAAACTTCGGCTGTGTCCGACGACCACATGCCGATTTTATTAATCTTCCGGGCAACGTGTACTCCTTTCGGGGGGGAAAAACACAATAAGTACAGGAAATTCATATGTGctcaaaacaaatattatgaAATTAATTATTGCCAGTTAAGAAAACAACAGCGGAgaaaaaatgaaccaaatttAAAGCCTGAGGCTTGATTCATAACGTACATCATCGTCAAACTACATTAATCACCTCTTCGAGGTGTTTAGTGTTGCACAATTTCTAATATGAATATGACATCTTAAGACTCTACCTGGCAGGTTCATGGGTAAACAGATGAGAGATTTGTTCTTGTGTGGGGGTCCATCACTCGTGTTGGCGAGGAGACACATCCAGTCAGCCTGGGTACCACTGGTTGTCCACATCTTTCCTCCATTGATCACATATTCATCTCCTTTTCTCACTGCCTTGGTCTTAATACCTGCATTAAAAGAGCAGCTGAGTGTGGATAAAGGgtcaaagaaatcaaaatttgGGAATTTTGCTTAGTCTAAGAAGAGGTGAAGACAGAGAGCACAAACTAAACCaaagaagtaattaaagacGAAGAATTATAAAAACATCTCGATTCGATCCTAAATATCTGCTCATagtacaaatacatttttaggaGCACTGACAGAGGGGCTGTACTGGCAGCTGCAGCTGACGGCCTGTGTGTCATGTGACTTGCTCTGCATGTTGTGCTTCCTAGAcaggtgtgtgtgggtgaaCGGGTCAAACGGTGAAAAGGAGAACAACTTTTCTGTAGATTGTGTCAACCCATAGTGACGCTGGAACCGCAATGAGATATGTTACAAGCTGAATCATCAAGgagtcatatcaaaacaaagaGTAAGCATGCTAACATGAGCCTAGCATTTAAGCTAACTGCCTCACATGTTGAAAATCAACAGCAGGAGCAAGACTTGACTTGAACACTGTAGCTGTGcattgaataaaaagtaaataaaatacattggaTGTATTTTAAAGGTTGATTAGTGACTCCAGCTTACTTTGTAAACCACTGGACTATATGTTATGATATGCATGTTGTTAATTGTAGTGCACTTTAAAGCTATTTAATTTTTCAAGAATATATATAACATTGATTTAGTTGAAGTATTACACTAGGAATCGCTGCCAAATGCTTATTTTTACTCGTTACTCGAAGTGGtgttggagggggaaaaaaaaaacaacaacaaaaaacacgttttgatcattttcattccTTTGAATACGTACTTGAGACGTCAGAGCCAGCTCCCACCTCACTCACACCGAGACAGGCCACTTTGTCCCCCATGATGGAGGGAAGCAGGAACTCCTTCTTCAGCTCATCCGAACCAAACCTGTgcagtcacaaacacacatacagaaACTCGTAGGAAACCTACAGAACCTGATAAGAGTTGCATGATTATTTTCTACATTGAATGATGGCCAGacaagtagtaaaaaaaaaagaaactgtcaaACTGTGTTGTGTAACAGTGGTGAGACACATCCACAATTACAAGACTGCCAACACAGTTTGAAGCAACTGCTTTCCCAGGGGGACAGAAACGAGGCCTCCTGAGGAACCGCTCCCCCCGTTTGAGCAGCTCTCTTCTTATATAAACCTCGTTTCAGGCATAAGTTTCTTCTATGTCTTAATTAAGCACCTGAGACTCTAATTGTACGTTTCCCCGAATTCTGTTTTGTGtcaacagcagctgcttctcaGCAGGGACGCTTCACATAACAAGTCTATCTGGCTGGCAGACAGATGCCACATCAGACACAACACTATGGTCAGCGATGGGTAAAATAGGAAACATTTCAGCAGGGAATCTCCTGCAACCTGCCCATTTGCATAGATGtgaatatttccacaaaacaaatgcacacaaatatCTGATCTTTTGTCATGGAAGAAAATCCATAACACGGGCAACCCGGTTGAGATTCCCCTGACCATGATGCTCCACCGATCCCCGAAATGTACTTCGGACAAAGCTGTTAGTGTGTAATGAGAAGAGGACATCTGTCACTTTAGAAGGATGAGTCATTGTTCAAATTACATTGAAAATTTCACTGCACTGCAATCGGCTGTCTATGCCTCTCTATGCAAATAagaaatacagctctggaaaaaattaagagaccgcTTAAAATTAAGAGACCGCTTGAAATGATCAGCTTCtctaattttacttttcataggtatgtgtttgagtaaaatggacattgttcttttattctatgaactactcaCAACAtgtctgaaattccaagcaaagattttgtatttatttgcagaaaatggaaaatggtcaaaataacaacaaaaaaaaaagatgcagtgctttcagacctcaaatgacgaacagaaaacaaattcatattcatttagaaacaacaacgcTAATGTTTTAATTccggaagagttcagaaatcaaaatttggtggaaaaactacgaggttttcaatgggctcttaatttttttcctcgtTAGGTCAGATAGGTCAGAGCTGGATAAACCTtctgaaaaacaatttattgaaaaaaaaaaaacattttgttgggACTAAAAAACCAAGAACAGTTTTTGGAACACATTTGACTGATTgcatatcattttaaaataataattttgacaATCAGTGAGtgtaaaacatgttattaacGGATTACCTGGCCAGAGCTGGAGTAGCCATGTCACTTTGCACGCCGATGGCCATGGGAATGCCTCCGCAGCGAATGCTGCCGAGCTCCTCTGCTACGGCAACACTATAGCTGAAGTCCAGTCCCAAGCCTCCATATTCTgcacaagacaaacaaacagagtATTTCTGGTTAATCATAATAcacatttttgctgcttttttctttatttatgaaAACCAAACAGGTGTAGATCCTCAccattaagaaaaacaaatcagaaagaGCTACCTGCTTTGGGATAATATCCCAATCATCTTTTTCGAACACTTCAAACGCTGAAATCACATTCCCGGACTTTaatcttttctgtgttttctgtgataAAACCATCACGAGCAAAACACACTCGGGTCTCTCTGTACGTAATCACTGTGAAGTGAGCCGTTACGGCAGTAACATGCACTCAGATTAATAACAGGATGTTATCCTTAATTGTGTTCTCTGTAATTACGTGTAAAAAGCACTGCTGGGAGATCAGCAGCACACTGTAGATGAGGGTCACGGTCATTTTTTCTCTCATTCCATCTCTTCTACTTGGTATACGAAACCTGATTTGATCCATTAGAAGATATATTTGTAGCAAAATCCAAACTCACCCCTCACCCCCCAAAACCTCTGGTGTCTACTTCTTCTGTGTTGACAGTTGAGAGATATTTACCAAGACCTCAGGTCCTTAATGGAGTTGAGCATTGCTTTTTAAACccaaatttgtcatttaaaacccatttctttactttttcctttGTTTGCCCTTCATCACCTGTTgcaacatttattgtgaaataaacGTACCTCATTCCAGCCTAAAGTCAGTTGTCTAAGAAAACAAGCAATTGGCCATTTCATACAGACACTGAAACTAAGTTATTTTTCTGGAGGATATTGATGAAGCTGTCCAAACAGCAGAAGGCGTTGCCCAAAAAGTTCAGTTTCCATGGTTACGAAATGTTGCACTGGCCAAGAAGTGGTGGTagtctgctttatttttcttgttacctaaagttttacattttaaacactaACTGCAACATCAGTCCTTAAACTAGAAAGTAGCAAATTCACCTCAAAGTTCATGATAAATTTATCTTCATCTGGTGCAGTAAACGTTCTGAAAATccatatttaaaactaaaaagcaaaatacaTGAAGATAAACGCATGTTCAAAGAGAGATAAGAAGGTAGACTTTATTAATATTGAAGGGGGATAAAACAATTGTCAAGAGAACTGTGATTTAACAATCGCAAGGTGGAgattacagcaaaaaaataaataaataaataaataaattggacaACTGCAGCTGATCCATAATACTGCTGCTCACATTCTCAGTAAATCCAATAAGATGGAGAGCATCACCCCATTTTTAATGTCCTTCCACTGTAGCTCAAAGAACAGACTTTCTTTGAGCTACAGAAAGTCTGTAGCTTTCTGGTCTGTAGCTACAGACTACAGAAAGCTACAGCTTTCTGTAGTCTGTAGCTTGCTGAACCAGAAGACCCAAGAGTGCTTAGCACTGAACtgcttagcaccaaaatacgTTAAAGATCCGCTGTTCTTttatcaaccttccagatctcttgggtcttctggttctggtctgctctgcagaaccagaaccagcatcCAAATTCCATGCgccactaatctggaacaaacttccagaaaaccgcaaaacaactgaaacacagaGTGCCTTCAAATCATGGCTAAAACCCCTGCCGTGTACAGTTGCCATGATAACTTGGACTTTGATCAATCGTACatttgatgtatatttgctGAATGATGGCATTTGCTCAAATGTAAGGTTTACTGCCGTTTCATCGTTTGTTACTGTACTGTTTTTGTAACAGAAAGCACTTTTTGAACTgcttttgttgctgaaatgtgctttacaaataaactacCTTTGACCTAACAGAAAGCTCTGATGTTTGCAAACCCCCAAAGCTGCCAATACGATTGGGAtcgtcactttttctgtttggcCTACTTTTCCACTGATGGCTCCATGAGAGAGCTGCATAAATGCACCACTGAGATGAAGCAGCCTATTTGATAATGGGCAGGTTTTATCTCTCGAGCAGCCTTTAAGTTTGAGGAGCGCCGACTGTCTGCAGCGAAGATGACGggatgactttttaaatatttcactgtcAATTTCATCAGTGGGAAAAAgtctctaaaaataaattcacttcagCTTTCAGTCTGAATAGatataaaactcaaacatgttttttgttcccAGCTGAACACAGAAATTTCACCGTCCGtagaaagtgaaaataatgattttgtGCCTGGTCAAGCAAATGAGAGCTGACCGTTACTCATTCTGGACAGATAACCTTCATGTGGTTGGAAGTAACAAGGTTTCACTTAGTTTTTATgcgtgacaaaaacaaacataattcaAAGGAAACTCACTACTCTGATTACCTGTCAGACTGgtaatcagaaaaagaaaaagagcagacCTGTGGGCTGCTGAGGAGAGAGAATAAAACCAAAAGAGCCAAACAACTGGAGACACAAAGAAGTGGAGATAAAGTGGGGATAAGCAAACAGGGGAGAGCTGGGTGTAGCCAAAAACTAAGAGGAAACAGTTGCAGCTGCGCGGCGATAGGTCTCTGAGCACTGGGAGCCCTGCGGCGGCTGATGTGAGCAGAGGTGGCACTAGGTGTACCCCgctttaaacaaaacagcaggCTGTCTGGTTCAGCCAGcgagcaaaagcaaaacaaacagagtCGGGTCGACAACTCTGCACATGACATATGAGACAAAGCACATATGTCTCTCTGGAAAAGCAGCTGTTCCTCACCATAGGTTTATATAGGCTGGTGCTCCATATAAGGTAGAGGGAAGTCAACTGTAGTGATGATATGGACAATAtatagatgtttttgttttattttattttagctggtAATGATCAGACATCAGAAACACGAGTATATATAGCGAATTGAACTTTCATATTTTGAcacctaaaaatatatatttttggttacccttgaataaaaatataaaagatgtTTGCACACATTTAGATGCGAGTCCACAAGTCGCACAAGTAGAGATGGGAATTTTTGTAgatcattttgatttttgcaaAACTCAGATTACACGCAGTGTCTGTGAGCATCAATGTGAAGTCGTGCCACAATTGGATtcagctctggactttgactaagccaaTCTAACACATGAATCTAGCGCTTTTGGTTGTACCGTCTAGGGTCAGCGCCCTGCTGTTCTGGCCGTTGTCCTGAGTTTAACTTCAGAAAAGCATCGCCACAGCTTAACGGGGAGCATCCTCTATGGTTTGCTCTAGAAacattataagaaaaaaaaacagtctgaagACATAAATCTCAATTAGAGGttcttcatttaaacatttgcataaaaaaaaaacgcaaagagaaaatgtggaagCTGCCAGGGTGTATCTGTCAAATAGAGGACATGGCCATTTCCATGCTATGATCTGCAGATTCCTCGTTCTcaaagcagaggaaaacagGCAGAGAGCCAAGGGTCATCGTTGGCTTCTCCCTCAACGTGGGTGCGCAAGAAAAACTTCCTGTCCTGTGTGTTTTGAGCGGTAGTGTTGAGTGGAAAGCCAAGTACAGAGCTTCATCACTGGGACACACCGGAAGGCTCCCAAAACTATAAACAGATGCCCTAAAGTTGTTCAAAAAAGGTAAGACTATGAAAACATGATTGAGCAAATAAGCCACATTTCTAAAGTATTTCCCACCCCAATTGTTCtatctttttaaagtgtccatcACCTACTGGGAGGTCTAGCAAGTCAGTGAGTGAGATCTCTATCAGATGTTGGGATCCTAAACATCCATCTATCCAACTGGCCAAAGTCTTGGAATATCAATCGATTATATCATATCTATCTCATCTGAGGAGTTCTTTATAATTTCAACTTTGTACATAATgatttgcaaattaaatactCTGTGCAgctcaaacatttaaagaaatcacAGAAATGTGAGCTTGGCAGGTAATTTGATTGGTCCACAGCATTGCATTGTTCCAAAAGCAGATTAACCTTTTAAAGGAAGAATTGTTACCAGCATTATATTCTCAATGGTGTTGGTATTTTATGGgacaaaaccataaaacacCACCAAAATAGTACTTGTGCAATAACTTTTGTCCATTATATACGTTTTTCAAATCCATCTTTCATCAGTTCTCTAAATGTTAGCTCTTTTTCTTGATCAAGAAAATATGTActgttctctgtttttttcctgcttacTGAACTAGTTTCAATAGAAAATTGTGGGTTGTTTTTGTACGGTGGCCAATGAGACCGACTGTAAGACGCAGAGGTAGGTTAATAAAGCAGTCTACGGACAGATTAGGGccgatatttgttttttgtactatttttatataaaaggatatatttttatatatccTGGATATATTTTATATCCAGCTGACAACCAATGAGGAACATCTATTGGTGAGAAGGCAGACACCAAATTAGGGAAGAGCcatatatgcttttttttccatatatcATGACATTAACAGaacaataaacagctttctGGGCTTTTGTGGACAAAATGACATTggaaaaaattttgttttaacaggaagttttttctgcatgtttttacattattcCTAGCattaataatcacattttaattttcaagaTAGCAATCTTGAATCAGTCCGAGTGAGTTAATGTAAAAGTCTTTTGACGAGTTTGTATAAGTCCGGTTCATTTGCCATTTATCGAAAAAAACATGCTTAATAAATCATTCCGGGGAAGCTTTCTGAATTGGGCCAAGGTCACGCACTTTTGTGATCCTACTCCATGAATCACTTCTCTATTACACCAGTTCATAAATCCCTACTCCCGCTCAATTAATCCACCTTTAGAAAACAATTAATTCAACCTAACATTCCGTAAATATGCTTGATTGTTCATCAGCATTGCACTGAGCAACAGTAATAAACATCATGTTACTCAAACTGTAGGCTTCTTTTAACAGCTATATTCCAGTCTTCATCCTTATGAACTATGAAACTTTACTGACTAAAAATTGtctaaaaacaattaaaatctcaatgttatattttaaatgattattctGAACTTAATTTTTATACTAACCCTATAGATAGTGATATAGTACATCTCTCCTATAGTCTATGACTGGGCAGATCCTCCTTTCTAATCTTCTCAACTAATGCCTAATGCTCATGTGCTCAGCACATTTTAATTCCTTCGTCCTCCCTCCTCTCCGACCTACAGACTCTCCATGCTATCTTCTCTTCAGAACTCACTATCCAACACTGTCCATAACATACTTTGTTCTTTTCTGCATGACCTATGCTGCCATCTTCTCCCAAACATAAGCAGATGTCAGTCTGTTACGGcaggaacaaaaagaaacactgaaatcCATCTGTAGACATTTAAAGTCTGCTTATAGTTAGCCACACATTCAGGAGTTTTGATTCATCTAAGTCATAAGCAGTGGTCTTTTACCGTCCTTATCCCATTCTCTCCTCCACCTCAGACATAACCACACTGCATACACAAGTGGAAATGGTTTAGAGCTTGCTGAAGCAGGTGTTTTGAATCGTGACAGAGACATTTGGATAAAAACTGAATCCAACTCTTCTGAAACGAGGACCTGCATGTAAATTATAATCTTTGACTGATGGGTTTTCCGACCTGTCCTTTTGGGTTCAAGATGTTATCGCTCAAAGCAACATCTGAGCTTTGACCAGGATTTTCCAGGCTTCCGACATGTTACGGATTTATCAAGGGAGTTTTTGAAACAGAGTCACAAACAAGAATCCGTACAGAGCGTTTATCATGTGGACTGAGGCACAGATGATTGATCTGGTCTCGTGTTTATAGAGCTCTCCAAAT encodes the following:
- the LOC103472241 gene encoding probable acyl-CoA dehydrogenase 6 — protein: MALHEGALRVKMLFCSRTLHKFASFSGARSLSKHVSSQSVSPKAPEVADDHLIYTQEHFALKEALRKLIDQEINPYVDQWEAEGTFPAHKVFKILGNAGFLGVNKPVEYGGLGLDFSYSVAVAEELGSIRCGGIPMAIGVQSDMATPALARFGSDELKKEFLLPSIMGDKVACLGVSEVGAGSDVSSIKTKAVRKGDEYVINGGKMWTTSGTQADWMCLLANTSDGPPHKNKSLICLPMNLPGVHVARKINKIGMWSSDTAEVFFDDVRVPCKNVIGQEGMGFTYQMLQFQEERLWAVANIVTTMDSIIQETINYTRQRKVFQQPVLYHQAVHFRLAELQTEVELLRSLLYRATAMYIKGNDVTKLASMAKLKGGRLARELSDGCLQYWGGMGFTSDVPVSRFYRDSRLMSIGAGADEVMLGIICKYMDTLPRK